The following proteins are encoded in a genomic region of Halictus rubicundus isolate RS-2024b unplaced genomic scaffold, iyHalRubi1_principal scaffold0295, whole genome shotgun sequence:
- the LOC143364145 gene encoding uncharacterized protein LOC143364145, whose translation MATTTPEVSKVAIKIPPFWPEQPELWFRQIEAQFALNGITADTTKFYYILSQLEPKYALEVQDIFINPPEANKYGTLRSELLKRLSATQGKRIRQLLEQEEIGDRTPSQFLRHMRNLAGTTVSDEFLRTLWSGRLPNVTRAIVSAQSDLPLNKLAGIADHIHAEVQPTQVASTSAPTQSDRLAELLIDRLERLELRVAETSRPCSHKGSRTPRRGRSSSRSSDAKRSREQEVEIKIDCEIFTYEGMSIDGTTFTALT comes from the exons ATGGCGACAACGACACCAGAAGTCAGCAAGGTCGCCATCAAGATCCCACCCTTCTGGCCTGAGCAACCCGAGCTGTGGTTCCGCCAAATCGAAGCACAGTTCGCCCTAAACGGGATTACAGCTgacacgacaaaattttattatatactgTCGCAGCTCGAACCCAAATACGCGTTGGAGGTGCAGGATATATTTATAAACCCACCGGAGGCCAACAAATACGGGACACTAAGGTCCGAACTACTAAAGAGGCTGTCGGCGACCCAAGGGAAAAGGATTCGACAGCTGCTGGAGCAGGAGGAAATAGGCGACCGAACCCCGTCGCAATTCTTACGCCATATGCGGAACCTCGCAGGTACCACAGTCAGCGACGAgttcctgcggaccctgtggtcagGTAGACTACCCAACGTGACCAGAGCGATCGTCTCGGCTCAGTCAGACCTGCCATTAAACAAGCTGGCCGGGATAGCCGACCACATCCACGCGGAGGTGCAGCCAACCCAGGTAGCCAGCACGTCGGCCCCAACGCAGTCCGACCGCCTGGCAGAACTCCTGATCGACCGATTGGAGAGACTGGAGCTTCGAGTCGCCGAAACATCCCGACCTTGCAGTCACAAGGGAAGCAGGACGCCCAGACGGGgtcggtcttcgtccaggtcatcgg ACGCGAAGCGTTCACGCGAACAAGAGGTCGAGATCAAGATCGATTGCGAGATA TTCACTTACGAGGGAATGAGCAtagatggcaccacgttcacAGCCCTCACatga